CCCGCGGACACCGACGACCGCGCCGCGCTGTACCGCTCGCTGCTCGCCGAACGGCAGGTGCTGGTGGTGCTGGACAACGCCCGGGACGGCCGGCAGCTCGTCCCGCTGCTGCCGGGCACCGGCCGGTCCGCGGTGGTGGTGACCAGCCGTCACAAGCTGGCCGGGGTGCAGTGCTCGACCCGGATCCCGCTGGGACCGCTCAGCGCCCCGGAGCAGCGCGCCCTGCTGACCTCGATCTGCGGCGCCGAGCGGGTGGAGGCGGAGCCGGTGGCGGCGGGCCAGGTGATGGCCGCCTGCGCGGGTCTGCCGCTCGCGCTGCGGATCGCCGGCAGCCGGCTCGCGCACCGGCCGGCGTGGCGGCTCTCCGAGCTGGCCCGCCGGCTGGGCACCTCCAGCAGGCTGCAGGCGCTGGCGGTCGACCACCTGGCGGTCCGGGAGGCGTTCTCGTTCAGCTACGCCTCGCTGCTGGCGGGCGACCGCCCGCAGGAACGGGAGGCGGCCCGGGCGTTCCGGCTGCTCGGCCTCTGGCCCAGCCACCCGCACTCCGCCGAGTCGGTCGCGGCGCTGCTCGGCACGGCCGTGGACGAGGCGCTGGACGTACTGGACACCCTGGTCGACGCGCACCTGCTGGACGTCGCCGCCCCCGGCCGGTACCGGTTCCACGACCTGCTGGGCGAGTTCGCCGCGGAGCGGGTGCACGCCGAGGAGGCGGAGCCGCAGCGCGACGAGGCTCTGCAACGGCTGCTGGGCTGGTACACCTCCGCGGTGTCGGCGGCCAACTCGGTGATCACCCCGCTGGCGCTGCAGATCCCGGCGGTGGACGCCACCGGGCCCGACTGGGAGCTGTTCGAGACGCCGGAGCACGCCGACGAGGACGCGGCCCTGGAGTGGTGCGGCCAGGAGCTGGCGGCGATCCGGACGGCGGTCCGCCGGGCCGGCGAGCTGGGCCGGCCCGACCTGGCCTGGCGGATGGCGTCCGCCCTGTTCGGCTACGGCCTGACGTACTGGTGGAACGGCGAGTGGACGGAGTGCCTGTACGAGGCGCTGGCCCTCGCCCGGGCCGCGGACGACCTGCGCGGCCAGGCCTGGCTGCACGGCCGGCTCGGCGTGGCGTACGGCCTGGCCCGCCAGGTCGAGCCGTGCATCGAACACGTCCAGCAGGCCTACGAGTTCTTCGTCGCGGTCGGCGACCTGGCCGCCCAGCGGGTGGCGATGACCAACCTCGCCTCGGCCCTCAACCAGGCCGGCGAAACCGAGCGGGCCGGGGAGTGGGCCGCCCGGGCCGCCGAGTTGGAGCAGCAGCTCGCCGACCGCCCGGACGCCGCCCGGCTGGCCTCGCTCGGTGACCTCAACTTCCGGAAGGGCGACTTCGCGGCCGCGGAACTCGCCTACCGCGAGGCCATCGCCGGCTGGCGGGAGCTCGACTCGCGCTCCCAACTCTCCCTGGCGCTCTACAACCTGGGCGACACTCTGCGGGTGCAGGGCCGCACCGACGAAGCCGTGGACGCCCTGCTGGAGGCCCTGGCGATCCGCCGCGACCTGGGAAGCCGCGGCAACGTCGCCGACACCCTGGAGACCCTGGCCCGCACCCACTTCGAGCGCGGCGACCACCACGCAGCCCGCCGGTACTGGTCGGAGGCCCTGGAACTGGCCCGCCAGCACGGCCTGACCCACTTCGCCCGCCTCAGCGAGGAGGGCCTCGCCCAGGTCGCCTCCTGACCGCCGTCCGGTCGCGGCCACGGTGACCACCGAGCCGCCGGGCAGCGGGGTCGACCGATCGTCAGTCGGGCACGGACGCCAGGTGGCCGGTGAGGAAGCGGGCGGCCCGGTCGAGGGCGGCGTCCGCTTCGTCGAGGCTGCCGTAGAAGTGCTGGTAGACGTGCGACAGTCCGGCCCCGATCTCCAGCGTCACGTCGACGTCGTGCGCACCGGCCCGCCCCGCCAGCCGGACCGCGTCGTCGAGCAGCACCTCGTTGGCCCCGACCTGCACCAGCAGCGGGGGCAGTCCGGTGAGGTCGGCGAACAGCGGGCTGGCCAGCGGGTCCTTCGGGTCGCCCGCGGCGACGTAGAACTCGGCGTAGGCGCGGATGTCGGCCTCGGTGAAGATCGGATCGGCGCCGTCCTTGGACCGCATGCTGTCGCCGGACACGGTCTGGTCGGTCCATGGCGAGAAGAGCACCACGGCGGCGGGCTGCGGCAGCCCGGCGTCGCGGGCGGCGAGCAGGGTGGCGATGCTCAGGCCGCCGCCGGCGGAGTCGCCGGCCAGGACGAGTTCCCGCGGGTCGGTGCCGGTCGCCAGCAGCTCGCGGTAGGCGGCGAGGCCGTCCTCGACCGCGGCGGGGAAGGCGTGTTCGGGCGCCAGCCGGTAGTCCAGCGAGACGGCCCGGAGCCCCGCGCGACCGGCGAGTTCACCGACCAGCCCGGCGTGGGTCTCGGGCGATCCCACCACGTACCCGCCACCGTGCAGGTAGAGCAGGCGGCCGCGGGCGGAGGCGCCGGGCGGCTCGAACTCCAGGGCGGGGCGGCCGCCGAGGACGGTCCGGCGGGTGGCCACGCCCTCGCGAGCCTCGCGGGTGAGGGCGGCGGCGAAGCCGGCGCGCTGTTCCTCGACGGTGGGCGGCACGTCGCTCCGCGGGCCGGAACGGAGCATGGCGTCCAGGGCCTCGCGCTGCTGTCGGGACATGAGAGCCTCCTCGGGGCGGGATGCGAAACTGGATTCCCGGGAATCCATCTGTCCCTACCCAACCAGATTCCAGGGAAGATGATTCCCAGGAATGCATCGGAGGATCCTGTGACCCGCATCACATCCGTGTTCATCGATCTGGTCCGCGTCGAGACCCGGCTCTACAACGTGGTGAGCGCCCGACTGCGCGCCGAACAGGGCCTGGGGCTGGGCCAGTTCGAGTTCCTGGAGATCATCGACCGGGTGCCGGACTGCCGCGTGCTCGACATCGTCGGCGAGGTGGCGATCACCGTCGGAGCCGTCAGCAAGGCGGTCGACCGCCTGGTGGAGGCCGGCTGGTGCCGGCGCGCCGCGCACCCCAGCGACCGCCGCTCGTCCGTCCTGCGGCTCACCCCCGAGGGCGAGAAGCTGCTGACCGCCTCCCGCCCCGTCGTCGACCGCGAACTCCGCGCCCTCACCGCGGGGATCCCGCAGGCCGACCTGACCCGCCTCGCGTCGACGCTGGCCGCCCTCCGCACCACCCTCGAATCGGCCGCCGAGCCGGCCTGACCCCGACGGCGCACCTCAGCAGCCCTCCACCGCCCGCCCGTGGGTGCGCTCAGCGCACCAACGTCGCCCGCTCGACGGCGCCGCGCGCGGCGAGCAGCCGCCCGGCGCCGATCAGGCCGGAGTCGTCGTCCGAGGCGCCCAGCACCACCATCCGCCGGATCTCCTCCGCGTCGAGCCCGAAGCAGCCGAGCCGCTCCAACTCCCCCGTGAGGAGCTCGGCGTAGCGCGCCCCGATGGCCAGCGCGAACCCGCCGATCAGCACGTAGCGGCGGATGCCGATCGCGGTGAACACGGCGGTGATCGCGGCGGCGAGCGCGGTGATCCCGCCGAGCACCGCCGCGGTCGCGAACTCGTCTCCGGCCCGGACGGCGTCCACCAGGGCGTAGTTGTCGAGCAGTTCGGGCTCGGGCGCCTGCACGGCGAGTGCCGAGCGGGCGTAGCCGGCCGGGTCGGCGAGGGCGGCGCGACGGGCCGCGGCGAGCGCGCCGCGGCCGGAGGCGATCGCGCCGAGGTGGCCGCGGCCGCCGCAGTCGCAGGGCGCGGCGTCGGGCGACGGATCGACGGTCCAGTGGCCGAGTTCGCCGCCGTGGCCCTCGTCGTCGAGCAGCACCTCGCCCGCCCGGTAGACCTTGTTGCCGATGCCGGAGCTCACCGTGATCAGGCAGAACGGCTGGTCGTCCGCGGAGTCGACGTACCGCCAGACCGCGGCCGTCAGGTCGTTGACCACGACCACGGGCACACCGACGCGCTCCTCCAGCAGGTGCCGCACCGGCAGCTGCTCGCCGGGGCCGCCCCAGACGGTCGGCGCGGCCAGCGCCCGCCCGTCGGCGGTGACGGGGCCGGCGAAGGCGATGGCGACGGCGCTGCTGCCGTGCCGCTCGACGGCTTCGACGGCGAGCGCGCCGACCTGATCGAGCACCCGGGCCTGCAACTCGGCCACCGGCAGGCCGGGGTGGCCGGCGATACCGTCCGTGGAGACCCGCCGGATGTCGGTGACGGTGTCGGTGTCCACGCCGTAACGGGCGGTCCGCAGCGTGGTGCCGCCGAGGTCGATGACAGTGAATGCGAGGTCGGACAAGGGGTGCTCCCTGGGCTTCTCTGGTGCTCGACTTCCGTACGCGGCCGCCTGCCGGCCGGGTTCGCCGCGTGATCGTACAACGGTTCGCCCCTCCCATGGGA
The DNA window shown above is from Streptomyces sp. TLI_171 and carries:
- a CDS encoding BTAD domain-containing putative transcriptional regulator, which gives rise to MSVAFGVLGPLTVHDGVEPRPITSPTHRLLLTRLLLDPNRPVGVDALLAVVWGERPPRTAVASLHNHVARLRRGLGPRLEDRLTSTGSGYQLRVGEDELDSSVFAGRLQRARSAHGGQDWPTVAAETVAALALWRGGPPADSAAVDPAEAARLSELRLQALEWRFDAELALGRHHGLAAELTGLTAEFPLRESFHRQLMLALWHGDRRADALAVYRTLRTALVEELGLEPDAAVQRTHREILAGGPRPAPTRPQEPAAALPPAPPALPTAPSQLPLAPADFTGRQSELDALALYLRPGEPGDPARVVIVTGMGGVGKTALVLHGAHAVREDFPDGQLYADLRGFGLSEARTPHDLLGRFLTDLGVPGRTVPADTDDRAALYRSLLAERQVLVVLDNARDGRQLVPLLPGTGRSAVVVTSRHKLAGVQCSTRIPLGPLSAPEQRALLTSICGAERVEAEPVAAGQVMAACAGLPLALRIAGSRLAHRPAWRLSELARRLGTSSRLQALAVDHLAVREAFSFSYASLLAGDRPQEREAARAFRLLGLWPSHPHSAESVAALLGTAVDEALDVLDTLVDAHLLDVAAPGRYRFHDLLGEFAAERVHAEEAEPQRDEALQRLLGWYTSAVSAANSVITPLALQIPAVDATGPDWELFETPEHADEDAALEWCGQELAAIRTAVRRAGELGRPDLAWRMASALFGYGLTYWWNGEWTECLYEALALARAADDLRGQAWLHGRLGVAYGLARQVEPCIEHVQQAYEFFVAVGDLAAQRVAMTNLASALNQAGETERAGEWAARAAELEQQLADRPDAARLASLGDLNFRKGDFAAAELAYREAIAGWRELDSRSQLSLALYNLGDTLRVQGRTDEAVDALLEALAIRRDLGSRGNVADTLETLARTHFERGDHHAARRYWSEALELARQHGLTHFARLSEEGLAQVAS
- a CDS encoding MarR family winged helix-turn-helix transcriptional regulator, which produces MTRITSVFIDLVRVETRLYNVVSARLRAEQGLGLGQFEFLEIIDRVPDCRVLDIVGEVAITVGAVSKAVDRLVEAGWCRRAAHPSDRRSSVLRLTPEGEKLLTASRPVVDRELRALTAGIPQADLTRLASTLAALRTTLESAAEPA
- a CDS encoding alpha/beta hydrolase; protein product: MSRQQREALDAMLRSGPRSDVPPTVEEQRAGFAAALTREAREGVATRRTVLGGRPALEFEPPGASARGRLLYLHGGGYVVGSPETHAGLVGELAGRAGLRAVSLDYRLAPEHAFPAAVEDGLAAYRELLATGTDPRELVLAGDSAGGGLSIATLLAARDAGLPQPAAVVLFSPWTDQTVSGDSMRSKDGADPIFTEADIRAYAEFYVAAGDPKDPLASPLFADLTGLPPLLVQVGANEVLLDDAVRLAGRAGAHDVDVTLEIGAGLSHVYQHFYGSLDEADAALDRAARFLTGHLASVPD
- a CDS encoding ROK family protein → MSDLAFTVIDLGGTTLRTARYGVDTDTVTDIRRVSTDGIAGHPGLPVAELQARVLDQVGALAVEAVERHGSSAVAIAFAGPVTADGRALAAPTVWGGPGEQLPVRHLLEERVGVPVVVVNDLTAAVWRYVDSADDQPFCLITVSSGIGNKVYRAGEVLLDDEGHGGELGHWTVDPSPDAAPCDCGGRGHLGAIASGRGALAAARRAALADPAGYARSALAVQAPEPELLDNYALVDAVRAGDEFATAAVLGGITALAAAITAVFTAIGIRRYVLIGGFALAIGARYAELLTGELERLGCFGLDAEEIRRMVVLGASDDDSGLIGAGRLLAARGAVERATLVR